A genome region from Pseudomonas pergaminensis includes the following:
- a CDS encoding flagellin N-terminal helical domain-containing protein — protein sequence MALTVNTNIASITTQGNLNKAGGSLATSMQRLSSGLRINSAKDDAAGLQISNRLTSQINGLGQAVKNANDGISIAQTAEGAMQASTDILQKMRTLALSSATGSLSPDDRKSNNDEYQALTSELTRIAQTTTFGGQKLLDGSYGTKAIQVGANANETINLSLDNVAANNIGSQQIKSGTILAVAGKITVTGNGQTADVDVAANASAKDIAKGMNGAIGGLTATASTEAQFKVDKTAATAAPATFTMDVGGQKVDFIGVTSNANLADQLKSNAAKLGISVSYDQSKDVLTVKSDSGENIAFSAVTAGASVTVATKDGSGKFGADVAVANAVIATGAVNLDSASGYSLTGTSAAGVFGAVTASTKTSVAQTDVTSSTNAQNALAVIDKAIGTIDGVRSGLGATQNRLTTTVDNLQNIQKNSTAARSTVQDVDFAAETAELTKQQTLQSASTAILSQANQLPSAVLKLLQ from the coding sequence ATGGCTTTAACAGTAAACACCAACATTGCTTCGATCACTACTCAGGGCAACCTGAACAAAGCTGGCGGCTCCCTGGCCACTTCCATGCAGCGCCTGTCTTCCGGTCTGCGTATCAACAGCGCCAAAGATGATGCTGCCGGCCTGCAGATCTCCAACCGCCTGACCAGCCAAATCAACGGTCTGGGTCAAGCAGTTAAAAACGCCAACGATGGTATCTCCATCGCGCAGACCGCTGAAGGCGCAATGCAGGCTTCGACCGACATTCTGCAAAAAATGCGTACCCTGGCTCTGTCCTCGGCAACCGGCTCCCTGAGCCCTGACGACCGTAAGTCGAACAACGACGAATACCAGGCCCTGACTTCGGAACTGACCCGTATCGCCCAGACCACTACTTTCGGTGGCCAGAAGCTGCTGGACGGTTCGTACGGTACCAAAGCTATTCAGGTTGGCGCCAACGCTAACGAAACCATCAACCTGAGCCTGGACAACGTTGCAGCGAACAACATCGGTTCGCAGCAAATCAAGTCCGGCACCATCCTGGCTGTAGCTGGCAAAATCACCGTGACCGGTAACGGTCAAACCGCAGACGTTGACGTTGCTGCCAACGCTTCGGCTAAAGACATCGCCAAAGGCATGAACGGCGCGATCGGTGGCCTGACCGCTACTGCCAGCACTGAAGCTCAGTTCAAGGTCGACAAGACTGCCGCTACTGCTGCTCCTGCTACTTTCACCATGGATGTGGGTGGCCAGAAGGTCGACTTCATCGGTGTTACCAGCAACGCCAACCTGGCTGACCAACTGAAGTCCAACGCTGCCAAGCTTGGCATCAGCGTTAGCTACGATCAGTCCAAAGATGTACTGACTGTAAAATCCGACTCGGGTGAGAACATCGCGTTCAGCGCTGTGACTGCTGGTGCTTCGGTGACTGTCGCTACCAAAGATGGTTCGGGCAAGTTCGGTGCCGACGTGGCGGTTGCCAACGCCGTGATCGCTACTGGTGCTGTCAACCTGGATTCGGCCAGCGGCTATTCGCTGACCGGCACAAGCGCCGCCGGTGTGTTCGGTGCCGTTACCGCATCGACCAAAACCAGCGTTGCTCAGACTGACGTCACCAGCTCTACCAACGCTCAGAATGCCCTGGCTGTTATCGACAAAGCCATCGGCACCATCGACGGCGTGCGTTCCGGTCTGGGTGCTACCCAGAACCGTCTGACCACTACTGTAGATAACCTGCAGAACATTCAGAAGAACTCCACCGCTGCACGTTCCACTGTTCAGGACGTCGACTTCGCTGCTGAAACCGCCGAACTGACTAAGCAACAAACTCTGCAGTCGGCTTCCACTGCGATCCTGTCGCAGGCTAACCAACTGCCATCCGCTGTACTGAAACTGCTTCAGTAA
- a CDS encoding flagellar hook-associated protein 3 — protein MRISTQQYFETSSAKYTENYSGVVKAQDQASSGVRVQTAADDPVAAARLLMLQQQKDMLGQFNGNITSLKNSLTNEQSVLDAINDAMQRASELALRAGGSVSDADRKSIASEVGAIEDQVLGLLNSKDSSGNYIFSGSTTQTPPYSRNSDGTYSYQGDETPLSLQVSDTLNVAAGDTGKNVLEGAVNSGRTQAKWIQPATVPPAPPAVNDNKVSLSAGLVTSGTDYTRKFADGQPYKLTFTSSTQYKVSDKDGNDVTSEIPGNGTFDSTKEGSSTVALRGVKFEISLNLKGVTPGAESDALVKDRAFTLETKPDTFSVSRTPSNLSTVQLTGARVSSQADYASTFPNSGAVIKFTSSTAYEVYAQPYTTNSKAIASGDTGGATTVTAAGITFDISGGTPLGTPSAGDQFAVGASTKKTQSALDTLSQLRQALEEPADGNPAAQVKLKDTLDASLSNLANSRTQLDNVRGSIGARMNALDIQSAENTSIGTANKSTMSDLANIDMGEAAINLALQQTMLQASQLAFVKIAQLSLFNKM, from the coding sequence ATGCGTATTTCTACACAGCAGTATTTTGAAACCAGCTCCGCCAAGTACACGGAGAACTACTCCGGTGTGGTTAAGGCTCAGGATCAGGCGAGTTCCGGCGTACGCGTGCAAACTGCTGCGGATGATCCGGTTGCAGCGGCGCGCCTGCTGATGTTGCAGCAGCAGAAGGACATGCTGGGTCAGTTCAATGGCAACATCACCAGCTTGAAAAACTCGCTGACAAACGAGCAAAGTGTGCTTGATGCAATCAACGACGCCATGCAGCGCGCCAGTGAGTTGGCGCTCCGTGCGGGCGGTTCAGTCAGTGACGCCGATCGCAAGTCCATTGCCAGTGAAGTCGGTGCCATCGAGGATCAGGTATTAGGTCTGCTCAACAGCAAGGACTCGTCTGGCAACTATATATTTTCCGGGTCAACGACTCAGACACCGCCGTATTCTCGTAACAGCGATGGTACTTACAGTTATCAAGGCGACGAAACGCCCTTGAGCCTGCAAGTGTCTGACACCCTGAACGTCGCTGCAGGTGACACCGGTAAAAATGTCCTGGAAGGTGCGGTCAACTCTGGGCGTACGCAAGCCAAGTGGATTCAGCCGGCTACTGTCCCGCCGGCTCCGCCAGCGGTCAATGACAACAAGGTTTCGCTGTCCGCTGGGTTGGTCACCTCGGGCACTGACTACACCCGCAAATTTGCTGATGGCCAACCCTACAAGCTGACCTTTACCAGCAGTACCCAGTACAAGGTGTCGGACAAAGATGGCAACGATGTCACATCTGAAATTCCCGGCAACGGCACATTCGACTCCACCAAAGAGGGCAGTTCCACTGTTGCGCTGCGTGGTGTGAAGTTTGAAATCTCCTTGAACCTCAAAGGTGTCACGCCTGGTGCGGAATCTGATGCGTTGGTCAAGGATCGTGCCTTTACCCTGGAGACCAAGCCGGATACCTTCAGTGTTTCACGAACCCCGAGCAACCTCTCAACCGTCCAGTTGACAGGTGCCCGAGTCAGTAGTCAGGCAGACTATGCCAGCACTTTCCCTAATAGCGGTGCGGTGATCAAATTCACCAGTTCCACCGCCTATGAAGTGTATGCCCAGCCCTACACAACCAACAGCAAGGCGATTGCCAGCGGTGACACCGGAGGGGCGACCACCGTTACTGCAGCCGGCATCACGTTTGATATAAGTGGCGGCACTCCTCTAGGAACGCCGTCTGCCGGCGATCAGTTCGCTGTGGGGGCCAGCACCAAAAAAACACAGAGTGCCTTGGATACCCTCAGCCAATTGCGCCAGGCCCTGGAAGAGCCGGCGGACGGTAACCCGGCTGCACAAGTCAAGCTCAAGGACACTCTGGATGCTTCTTTGAGCAACCTTGCCAACTCCCGCACACAATTGGATAACGTGCGCGGCTCCATCGGTGCGCGCATGAACGCACTGGATATCCAATCTGCGGAAAACACCAGTATTGGCACGGCCAACAAGAGCACCATGAGCGACCTGGCCAACATCGACATGGGCGAAGCAGCGATCAACCTGGCATTGCAGCAAACCATGCTCCAAGCCTCTCAGCTGGCTTTTGTGAAAATCGCCCAGTTGAGCCTCTTCAACAAGATGTAA
- a CDS encoding flagellar protein FlaG — protein sequence MDMSVKLNQSYPPVAPQSAVAHVIAADKEKAKVGAVAPSGGEPERADLEKAVTDIREFVQAAQRKLDFTIDDSTHRVVVKVIATESGEVIRQIPSETALKLAQSLSSASHVLFDDKA from the coding sequence ATGGACATGAGTGTGAAGTTGAACCAGTCTTATCCACCGGTTGCACCTCAGAGTGCAGTGGCACATGTCATTGCGGCTGACAAAGAGAAGGCAAAAGTAGGGGCGGTAGCACCATCTGGAGGCGAGCCTGAGCGAGCCGATCTGGAAAAAGCGGTGACCGACATACGCGAATTCGTACAAGCGGCCCAGCGTAAACTGGATTTTACCATTGATGATTCCACCCATCGGGTTGTGGTCAAGGTCATTGCCACTGAAAGCGGTGAAGTGATCCGCCAGATACCCTCGGAAACAGCATTGAAACTGGCTCAGAGCTTGTCCAGTGCAAGCCATGTGTTGTTTGATGACAAAGCCTGA
- the flgK gene encoding flagellar hook-associated protein FlgK, whose product MSLLSIGMSGLNASQGSLSVLSNNIANANTPGYSRQQTTQNASAANQYGGVYIGSGTTLADVRRVYNEFLDAAYQNSTSLNSDAKAYLDQVSAVDKTLSDKTTGMSAVLSEFFSAVQTASANPSDVSARQVLITKAQALSNRFNSISTQLGQQKETINSQLSSMSDQVNKLTSSIASLNKQIAQVQGSSNTAPANLLDARAEAVRSLNELVGVTATEKNGIFSVSTGSGQSLVLGDQFNTISAVPSKNDTSQFTIQLNVGGGESLDLGNVLSGGSIGGLLRYRSDVLMPAINDLGRIAIATADTINNQLGQGLDLNGQFGSSLFKDINSAAAIAQRSQASGGNSAGSGNLNVSIKDSSKLTNFDYKVTFNDSANPNNVTVVRSDGKAMGTFDVTATPPAVIDGFTLALDGKGPMATGDSFKVSPTANGAKDIGTVMTDPNKIAFAAPLSGQASKTNEGTGTFTPPTLTVPLDIQGGAATAQLRTGIEHSMPVKMVFGKPAADGTQPYTLNDAQGNPIGTGSIVPGQGNKVTINVPMRDANGALVVPAKSFSFDTTVGGSPANGDSTTFSFNASGKSDNRNAQQLINLQTKATVGTAADGSGGTSLVGANSKLVSTVGAKAASAGTDSTATGALLTANKNARNSVSQVNLDEEAGDMIKFQQYYTASSQIIKAAQETFSTLINAL is encoded by the coding sequence ATGAGTTTGCTCAGTATCGGGATGTCAGGGCTCAATGCCTCTCAAGGATCGCTGTCGGTCTTGAGTAATAACATTGCCAACGCCAATACTCCGGGTTATTCGCGTCAGCAGACCACCCAGAACGCCAGTGCGGCCAACCAGTACGGTGGTGTGTACATCGGCAGCGGTACCACCCTGGCCGATGTGCGCCGGGTGTATAACGAGTTCCTCGACGCGGCCTACCAGAACAGCACCTCGCTCAACAGCGATGCCAAGGCTTACCTCGACCAGGTCAGCGCTGTCGACAAGACCCTGTCGGACAAGACCACCGGTATGTCGGCTGTGCTCAGTGAGTTCTTCTCGGCCGTGCAGACTGCCTCGGCCAACCCGAGCGATGTCTCGGCCCGCCAGGTGTTGATCACCAAGGCGCAGGCGCTGAGCAATCGCTTCAACTCGATCTCTACACAGTTGGGCCAGCAGAAAGAAACCATCAACAGCCAGCTGTCGTCGATGAGTGACCAGGTCAACAAGCTGACGTCGTCCATTGCCTCGCTCAACAAGCAGATCGCCCAGGTGCAGGGTTCGTCGAACACGGCCCCGGCCAACCTGCTGGACGCGCGTGCCGAAGCCGTGCGTTCGCTGAACGAATTGGTCGGCGTGACCGCCACCGAGAAGAATGGCATCTTCAGCGTCAGCACCGGTTCCGGCCAGTCGCTGGTATTGGGTGACCAGTTCAACACCATCTCCGCCGTACCGAGCAAGAACGACACCAGCCAGTTCACCATCCAGCTCAACGTGGGCGGCGGTGAGTCGCTCGATCTGGGCAACGTGCTCAGCGGCGGTAGCATCGGTGGTCTGTTGCGTTATCGCAGCGATGTCCTGATGCCTGCCATCAATGACCTGGGGCGCATCGCCATCGCCACCGCAGACACCATCAACAACCAGTTGGGCCAGGGCCTGGACCTCAACGGCCAGTTCGGCAGCTCGCTGTTCAAGGACATCAACAGCGCCGCGGCCATTGCCCAGCGCAGCCAGGCTTCGGGTGGCAACAGCGCGGGTTCCGGCAACCTGAACGTGTCGATCAAGGACAGCAGCAAGCTGACCAATTTCGATTACAAGGTCACCTTCAACGACAGCGCCAACCCGAACAACGTCACCGTGGTGCGTTCCGATGGCAAGGCCATGGGGACGTTTGACGTCACCGCCACGCCACCGGCCGTGATCGATGGTTTCACGTTGGCGCTCGACGGCAAGGGGCCGATGGCTACCGGGGACAGCTTCAAGGTCAGCCCGACCGCCAATGGTGCCAAGGACATTGGCACCGTGATGACGGATCCGAACAAGATCGCTTTTGCCGCGCCACTATCCGGGCAGGCCAGTAAGACCAACGAAGGTACCGGCACGTTTACCCCGCCGACCCTGACGGTGCCTTTGGATATCCAGGGCGGCGCCGCCACTGCCCAGTTGCGCACGGGGATTGAACATTCGATGCCGGTGAAGATGGTATTCGGCAAGCCGGCAGCCGACGGCACCCAGCCGTACACACTCAATGATGCCCAGGGCAACCCGATCGGCACCGGCAGCATTGTTCCGGGGCAGGGCAACAAGGTCACGATCAACGTGCCGATGCGCGATGCCAACGGTGCCCTGGTGGTGCCGGCCAAGAGCTTCAGTTTCGACACCACGGTGGGCGGTTCGCCGGCCAACGGCGACAGCACGACGTTCTCGTTCAATGCCTCCGGCAAGTCCGACAATCGCAACGCCCAGCAACTGATCAACCTGCAGACCAAGGCGACTGTAGGCACGGCGGCCGATGGCAGCGGCGGCACCAGCCTGGTGGGGGCCAACAGCAAGTTGGTCTCGACGGTCGGCGCCAAGGCCGCTTCGGCCGGTACCGACAGCACGGCCACCGGGGCGCTGCTGACCGCCAACAAGAATGCGCGCAACTCGGTCTCCCAGGTCAACCTGGATGAAGAGGCGGGCGACATGATCAAGTTTCAGCAGTACTACACCGCGTCGTCGCAGATTATCAAAGCTGCGCAAGAAACCTTCAGCACACTGATCAATGCCCTTTAA
- a CDS encoding ketoacyl-ACP synthase III — translation MIGIKSIASYVPADGIDNYAQGAKFAKDEEFIIGKIGSAFLPRKDAAQETSDLCVEAVNALFANNPDLKRESIDALIVVTQNGDEEGLPHTAAIVQDKLGLPTHVAAFDISLGCSGYVYGIYAMKGFMEAAGLKNGLLITADPYSKIVDPEDRNTTMLFGDAATATWMGEDASWLLGKSKFGTDGSGAPHLKVSDGVFFMNGRQVFNFALLKVPAHLHELLDESQLKADEIDAFCIHQGSAAIVDAVARRFEDAPVDKFIKDMVETGNTVSSSIPLLLEKHVMDATWKRVAISGFGVGLSWGSAILYRP, via the coding sequence ATGATTGGCATAAAAAGCATCGCCAGTTACGTGCCGGCAGACGGGATCGATAACTACGCCCAGGGTGCCAAATTCGCCAAGGATGAAGAATTCATCATTGGCAAGATCGGCTCGGCGTTCCTGCCGCGCAAGGATGCCGCGCAGGAAACCTCCGATCTGTGTGTCGAGGCGGTCAACGCTTTGTTTGCCAATAACCCGGATTTGAAGCGCGAGTCCATCGATGCGCTGATCGTCGTCACCCAGAACGGTGATGAAGAAGGGCTGCCGCACACGGCCGCCATCGTCCAGGACAAGCTCGGCTTGCCGACCCACGTCGCGGCCTTTGATATTTCCCTGGGCTGCTCCGGCTACGTCTACGGGATCTACGCAATGAAGGGCTTCATGGAAGCTGCCGGCCTGAAAAACGGCCTGCTGATCACTGCCGACCCGTATTCGAAGATCGTCGACCCGGAAGATCGCAACACCACCATGCTGTTCGGCGATGCCGCCACCGCCACCTGGATGGGCGAAGACGCGTCTTGGTTGCTGGGCAAATCCAAATTTGGCACCGACGGTTCCGGTGCGCCGCACCTGAAGGTCAGCGACGGCGTGTTCTTCATGAACGGTCGCCAGGTCTTCAACTTCGCCTTGCTCAAGGTGCCGGCGCACTTGCACGAGTTGCTCGATGAGTCGCAGCTCAAGGCGGACGAGATCGATGCCTTCTGCATTCACCAGGGCAGTGCGGCGATTGTCGATGCCGTGGCGCGTCGTTTTGAAGATGCGCCGGTGGACAAGTTCATCAAGGACATGGTCGAGACCGGCAACACCGTGTCGTCGAGCATTCCGTTGCTGCTGGAAAAGCACGTGATGGACGCCACCTGGAAGCGGGTGGCTATCAGCGGTTTTGGTGTGGGCCTGTCGTGGGGCTCGGCAATTCTCTATCGCCCTTGA
- a CDS encoding flagellar basal body P-ring protein FlgI: MAAALLLSLSAVAQAERLKDIASISGVRSNQLIGYGLVVGLNGTGDQTTQTPFTLQTFNNMLSQFGIKVPAGSGNVQLKNVAAVSISADLPAFSKPGQMVDITVSSIGNSKSLRGGTLLMTPLKGIDGNVYAIAQGNLVVGGFDAEGRDGSKITVNVPSAGRIPGGATVERTVPSGFNQGNSLTLNLNRSDFTTAKRVVDKINDMLGPGVAQAIDGGSIRVTAPLDPSQRVDYLSILENLEVDPGQAVAKVIINSRTGTIVIGQNVKVSPAAVTHGSLTVTITEDPIVSQPGPLSNGQTAVVPRSRVNAQQEAKPMFKFGPGTTLDEIVRAVNQVGAAPGDLMAILEALKQAGALQADLIVI, from the coding sequence ATGGCGGCCGCACTCCTGCTTTCCTTGAGCGCTGTCGCCCAGGCCGAACGCCTGAAGGACATCGCCAGCATTTCCGGCGTGCGTTCCAACCAGTTGATCGGCTATGGCCTGGTGGTGGGGCTCAACGGTACGGGTGACCAGACCACCCAGACCCCGTTCACCCTGCAGACCTTCAACAACATGCTCTCGCAGTTCGGCATCAAGGTGCCGGCGGGGTCGGGCAACGTGCAGCTGAAAAACGTCGCGGCAGTGTCGATCAGCGCCGACCTGCCGGCGTTCTCCAAACCGGGTCAGATGGTGGACATCACCGTGTCGTCCATTGGTAACTCGAAAAGCCTGCGCGGCGGCACCTTGCTGATGACGCCGCTCAAGGGTATCGACGGCAACGTCTACGCCATCGCCCAGGGCAACCTGGTGGTCGGCGGGTTCGACGCCGAAGGTCGCGACGGTTCGAAGATCACCGTCAACGTGCCGTCGGCCGGGCGTATCCCGGGCGGCGCCACGGTTGAACGTACCGTGCCAAGTGGTTTCAACCAGGGCAACAGCCTGACCCTGAACCTCAACCGCTCCGACTTCACCACCGCCAAGCGCGTGGTCGACAAGATCAACGACATGCTCGGCCCGGGCGTGGCCCAGGCCATCGACGGCGGCTCGATCCGTGTGACGGCGCCGCTGGACCCGAGCCAGCGCGTCGATTACCTGTCGATCCTGGAAAACCTTGAAGTCGACCCTGGCCAGGCCGTGGCCAAAGTCATCATCAACTCGCGCACCGGCACCATCGTGATCGGCCAGAACGTCAAGGTCTCGCCTGCGGCCGTGACCCACGGCAGCCTGACCGTGACCATCACCGAAGACCCGATCGTCAGCCAGCCTGGCCCGTTGTCCAACGGCCAGACGGCGGTGGTGCCGCGTTCGCGGGTGAATGCCCAGCAAGAAGCCAAGCCGATGTTCAAGTTCGGCCCTGGCACTACCCTGGACGAGATTGTCCGCGCGGTGAACCAGGTGGGCGCAGCGCCTGGCGACTTGATGGCGATCCTCGAAGCATTGAAACAGGCCGGCGCCTTGCAAGCCGACCTGATCGTGATCTGA
- the flgJ gene encoding flagellar assembly peptidoglycan hydrolase FlgJ: MVMDMRKSGISSTADSGSYSDLNRLNQLKVGADKNSEGNMRKVAQEFESLFLSEMLKSMRSATEALGKDNPMNTPAAKQYQEMYDQQLAVSMSREGGGIGLADVLMRQMQKNKPVEAQAATLQGPAGTTPEKKVDVPTEIAAGTQAEGPLGRSNGQRPLWAYRVAEPQAGAAASHSNDMELMNQRRIALPSKLTDRLLAGIVPNAPVAIDAKSAPLRNSVADDNVINSSARTFAVPSGRMQVYGRAVAQPPLAPAKKAFSSQDEFVATMLPMAKAAAARIGVDPKYLVAQAALETGWGKSVMRAEDGSSSHNLFGIKAGQSWQGGQARAITSEFRDGAMVKETAQFRSYASYQDSFHDLVTLLQSNDRYKEVIKSADNPEQFVRELQKAGYATDPAYASKISQIAKTMDSYQNYAAAGATTHL; the protein is encoded by the coding sequence ATGGTCATGGATATGCGCAAGAGCGGGATCAGCAGCACGGCGGATTCGGGGTCTTACTCCGACCTGAACCGGCTTAACCAGCTCAAGGTCGGTGCCGACAAGAACAGCGAAGGCAACATGCGCAAGGTCGCGCAGGAGTTCGAATCGCTGTTCTTGAGCGAGATGCTCAAGTCCATGCGTTCGGCTACCGAGGCGCTGGGTAAAGACAACCCGATGAACACGCCGGCCGCCAAGCAATACCAGGAAATGTACGACCAGCAGCTGGCCGTCTCGATGTCCCGCGAGGGCGGTGGTATCGGCCTGGCCGACGTGCTGATGCGCCAGATGCAGAAGAACAAGCCGGTGGAGGCCCAGGCCGCCACCTTGCAGGGCCCGGCAGGTACCACGCCTGAGAAGAAAGTCGATGTGCCGACCGAGATTGCGGCCGGCACCCAGGCCGAAGGGCCGCTGGGCCGCTCCAATGGCCAGCGTCCGTTGTGGGCGTACCGAGTGGCTGAGCCGCAGGCCGGCGCCGCGGCGTCCCACAGCAACGACATGGAGCTGATGAACCAGCGTCGCATCGCCTTGCCGAGCAAGCTGACCGATCGCCTGCTGGCCGGCATCGTGCCGAACGCGCCCGTTGCTATCGATGCCAAAAGCGCGCCGCTGCGTAACAGCGTGGCCGATGACAACGTGATCAACAGCAGCGCGCGCACCTTCGCCGTGCCGAGCGGGCGCATGCAGGTCTACGGTCGCGCCGTGGCCCAGCCACCCTTGGCGCCGGCGAAGAAGGCCTTCAGCTCACAGGATGAATTTGTCGCCACCATGTTGCCGATGGCCAAGGCGGCCGCCGCGCGCATCGGTGTCGATCCGAAGTACCTGGTGGCCCAGGCCGCCCTGGAAACCGGTTGGGGTAAATCGGTGATGCGCGCCGAAGACGGCAGCAGCAGCCACAACCTGTTCGGCATCAAGGCCGGCCAGAGTTGGCAGGGCGGCCAGGCACGTGCGATCACCAGCGAGTTCCGGGATGGGGCGATGGTCAAGGAAACGGCGCAGTTCCGTTCCTACGCCTCATACCAGGACAGCTTCCACGACCTGGTGACCTTGCTGCAAAGCAATGATCGCTATAAAGAAGTCATCAAATCGGCCGACAACCCGGAACAGTTTGTACGCGAGTTGCAGAAAGCCGGTTACGCCACCGACCCGGCCTATGCCAGCAAGATTTCGCAGATCGCCAAAACGATGGACAGTTACCAGAATTACGCTGCCGCTGGCGCAACCACACATTTATAA
- the fliD gene encoding flagellar filament capping protein FliD — protein sequence MAGSTVSGIGSNIDTQAIVKSLVDSERAPKQTQINTQTQKATTTLSSIGKIQAALDAFRGALDTMTNSASFTGLTGSSSDEKVATMKASNTASNGSFRLVVDNLAVASKLSSKTFAAGPQSVVNASDQATTLTITQSGKKFDVSVPPGATLQQVRDSINTQFATAGLSANVLTDSSGSRLILTSTTMGVGSDLTLSGNSGLDVGSTVVDTPKDAKYSIDGIPATSKTNDISDALSGVSIKLLSPSPFPTTGDTSKPIATLITVSTNTATLKSGVKGFVDTYNALLTAMTAETKVTKNPDGTTTASTLTGDSTMRTLQTALRNEFNSLGGTGALKSLAQFGISTNSTTGQLVMDDKKWDAAMVNNAADINSIFTGKTGLLARLKTATDDYAKPATGILATRSTSLSDSLKDLVTQQSALDERMTALQKSLQDKYNAMDTLVAQIRQQSNNILGTLNALNNQKNN from the coding sequence ATGGCGGGTTCAACGGTTAGCGGTATTGGTTCGAATATCGATACGCAAGCGATTGTGAAGTCCTTGGTGGACTCCGAGAGAGCACCCAAGCAGACTCAGATCAATACCCAAACGCAGAAAGCGACCACCACGCTGTCTTCGATCGGCAAAATTCAGGCTGCTCTGGATGCTTTCCGCGGCGCTCTAGACACAATGACCAATAGTGCCAGCTTTACTGGTCTTACCGGCTCATCTTCGGATGAAAAGGTCGCCACCATGAAGGCGAGTAATACTGCCTCCAACGGTAGTTTCAGGCTGGTAGTCGATAACCTGGCAGTGGCTTCCAAGTTGTCAAGCAAGACGTTTGCAGCGGGCCCTCAATCGGTCGTCAATGCAAGTGATCAGGCGACAACGCTGACGATCACGCAGTCGGGCAAGAAGTTCGATGTGAGTGTGCCGCCAGGAGCGACCCTGCAACAAGTGCGTGATTCCATCAACACTCAATTCGCGACGGCAGGCTTGAGTGCCAACGTCCTGACTGACTCCAGTGGCTCGCGTCTGATCTTGACGTCCACCACCATGGGGGTTGGGTCGGACCTGACATTGTCCGGTAATTCCGGCCTGGACGTCGGCTCCACGGTGGTTGATACGCCAAAAGACGCCAAATACAGCATCGACGGTATTCCAGCGACGTCCAAGACCAACGACATCTCCGATGCGTTAAGTGGTGTAAGCATCAAATTGCTCTCGCCGTCTCCGTTCCCGACAACCGGTGATACAAGCAAACCTATTGCTACGCTGATCACGGTGAGTACTAACACTGCGACACTCAAGTCTGGGGTCAAAGGGTTTGTCGACACCTACAATGCCTTGCTGACGGCGATGACGGCAGAGACTAAAGTTACGAAAAACCCGGATGGCACAACCACGGCGTCAACACTCACCGGCGATTCGACGATGCGTACCCTGCAGACAGCGCTGCGCAATGAATTCAATTCGCTGGGAGGGACTGGGGCGTTGAAATCCCTGGCTCAATTTGGCATCAGTACCAACTCGACCACTGGCCAGTTGGTGATGGATGACAAAAAGTGGGACGCTGCCATGGTCAATAACGCAGCCGATATCAACAGTATCTTCACTGGCAAGACCGGCCTGCTCGCTCGCCTGAAGACGGCAACCGATGATTACGCCAAGCCTGCAACGGGTATTCTTGCTACTCGTTCGACGAGCTTGTCCGACAGTCTGAAAGACTTGGTGACCCAGCAGTCGGCTTTGGATGAGCGGATGACTGCTTTGCAAAAGAGTTTGCAAGACAAGTACAACGCCATGGACACCCTGGTTGCGCAAATTCGCCAGCAAAGTAACAACATCCTTGGGACGCTCAACGCTTTGAACAACCAGAAGAACAATTGA